The following coding sequences are from one Hippopotamus amphibius kiboko isolate mHipAmp2 chromosome 9, mHipAmp2.hap2, whole genome shotgun sequence window:
- the LOC130829453 gene encoding olfactory receptor 6M1-like has product MDVYNQTTVAEFILTAFPALQKLQIFLFGALLVTYMLTLTGNGVIISLIWADNRLQNPMYFFLSNLSFLDILYTSSVTPKLLASCLLENRKTISLAGCISQTYFFFFLGTVEFILLVVMSFDRYVAICNPLRYSIIMNSRVCLLLVLGCWVGAFLSVLCPVILLSRLPFCHKEINHFFCDMAPLLQVACADTHFLEMISFLLSSLILLTSLVLTIMSYTYIISTILCIPSAQGRQKAFSTCASHITVVSIAYGSNIFMYVRPSQNHTLDFDKVTAVLTIMVTPLLNPFIYSLRNETVKEVLRDAINKII; this is encoded by the exons ATGGATGTGTACAATCAGACCACAGTGGCTGAGTTTATCCTGACTGCCTTCCCTGCTCTCCAAAAGCTTCAGATTTTCCTCTTCGGGGCCCTCTTGGTTACTTACATGCTTACTCTAACAGGAAATGGTGTCATCATTTCCCTAATATGGGCTGATAATCGCCTCCAAAACccaatgtacttcttcctcagtaatttgtcatttttggatattttataCACTAGCTCAGTTACCCCAAAACTGTTagcct cCTGTCTTCTTGAGAACAGGAAGACCATATCTCTTGCAGGCTGCATCAGCCaaacatacttcttttttttcctgggaaCAGTGGAGTTTATCCTCTTGGTGGTGATGTCCTttgaccgctacgtggccatctgtaACCCCCTGCGCTACAGCATCATCATGAACAGCAGGGTCTGTCTCCTGCTGGTTCTGGGCTGCTGGGTGGGGGCCTTCCTGTCAGTGCTCTGCCCAGTGATTCTGCTGTCTAGGTTGCCTTTCTGCCATAAGGAGATTaaccacttcttctgtgacatGGCCCCTCTGCTGCAGGTGGCCTGTGCAGACACTCATTTCCTTGAGATGATAAGCTTCCTCTTGTCTTCTCTCATCCTCCTGACCTCGCTGGTGCTCACCATCATGTCCTACACCTACATCATTTCTACCATCCTGTGCATCCCCTCGGCCCAAGGACGTCAGAAAGCCTTTTCCACCTGCGCTTCTCACATCACTGTGGTCTCCATCGCCTATGGGAGCAACATCTTCATGTACGTGAGGCCCAGCCAGAATCATACCCTGGATTTTGACAAAGTGACAGCTGTCCTCACCATAATGGTGACCCCTCTTCTGAACCCCTTCATTTATAGTCTAAGGAATGAAACAGTAAAGGAAGTTTTGAGAGATGCCATCAACAAAATTAT atga